Genomic DNA from Proteobacteria bacterium CG1_02_64_396:
GAGCGATCGGTGTCGAACAGGCCACGGGTGTAGACCGAGGCGACCAAGATGTCGCCCCAATGGAACTCTTTGAGGTAGGCCTGGAGTTCAGCCTGACGGGCGGCGATGTCTTTGTGGAATTGCTCGATCCGCTTGCCGACCTGGTCAATGGCGGTCGAGGTGGCATCGACCCGGCGGGCCAGGTTGTCGCGGTTGTCGATGGCGGTTTGCAGTCGCTGGGCCAGAGTGTCGTAGCGGGACTGCACCGCCTGGAAGGCCTCGTACTGGCTCATGCGCTGCCGGTATTCGGCGTTGAGCTGATCGGCCTCTTTGCCCAGGGCCTTGAGCGCCTCCTGATCGTCGCCTGGTGAAGAGAAGGTCTGCACCTTTTGCAACGACAAGCGCAGCGATTGTTCCAGTCCTGCGCGGGTATCCTGCTTCACGGGGATCCAATCCGACCCCTCAGCCTGTCCAACGCCAAAGGCGATGGGGAGGAACAGAGAAAGGGCGGCGGCAAGCGAACGTCGAAGTTCGGCCATGGACGGCTCCAAGCAGGAAAAATCGGGAAATTACCACAGGGCTTCAAGGCCGATTATCCCAATTTTTTCTTATCCCGAAAGAGCATTACCGCCATTCATCCAAACTGATCCCTGCAATACCGATATTTGGGGGGCGATGAGGGGGCGATAGCCCCCAACAATCCCGGTTCAGGTGTTGTGGGGATACGCCGATGAGCTCGACCCGAACGCCTCCCGTGAGCGTCCCCCCCTAGTTGAAGGGGGGACAGGTGGGATTTACAGGCGCTTCAATGACGGAGTTTTGCCTTGAATCAGCACGCCTGGCAAAAACCAAAAGTAGGCGCCCTGAAGCGGCGATGGTTTTTGCTTCGCTTGCAAAATCAGCAGAGCTTCGGGACGGGGTCGCCTCCTACTGACGTTCCTGATTTTGGCGGCCCATCCGTGGGCTGCTCGGAAGCGCTGAATCAATCAGCGCTCCCTTAGTGGGTGTGGAGCGGGTCGAAGTTTGGGGGGGCCGCCATCGCCTTGGCGAAGGCGAGGGCTAGAATATCGAGATCGGGCTGCTCTTCGATGGAGGACCAAGGCTCCCCTTTGCGGTAGAGCAGCAGGGCCGGTAGGTGGAAAACCTCCCATTCGGCGGTGAGCTGGCTGGCGTTGCCCCCCTCGACGGTGGCCAACAGCATGTCGTTGGGCATCCGCGCCCCCAAGCGGGGCCAGAGCGCCTCATAGGCTTTGCAACTGCCGCAGCCGGGGCTGGTGACCAACACCGCAGCCCAGGTGGCCTTTTGAATCAGCGGTTGCAGCTGGTATTCGTCTTTGGCGCAGGTGACGCCAGTGGGGATTTGGGCGCTGAGCGCCACCACCGCTCCGACAAAGAGCCCACTGTCGCCCCCCTCCAGCACGGTGAGCTGCGCGCTGTCGCCTCGCACCGCGTCGAGCCGAGCCCGGCGGGGGGGCAGCCCCGGCAGCATCAGGGTGAGCGCTCCGGTGTTGGCGGGGAGCTCGCCGCGCAGGGTCAACCGCACCTTGGGTCCCTCGTTCGATCCGGCGGTGGCGTCGATTTCGGCCATGACGGCGTCGGTGGGCAGGTTGGTGGCACCCCGCACCGAGACCGTCATGTGGGAGCGGGGGAAGGTGCGGCACAGCAGGGTGATGTTGTCGGCTTTCTCTTCAGCGCTCAGGGCCCAGGGGAGCAGCCCCACCGTCTCGTAACGCCCCGCCAACACCTTGGTTTTGCACTGGCCGCACGATCCCGAGGCGCAATCGGCGGGAATCTCGATCCCCCCTTTTTGGGCGGCGTCGAGCAGGGTTTGGTCGCTGCCGCAGTTGAACGACCTGCCGGAGGGAGACAGGGTGATGCCGTAGGTGACCGGGATGTCGCCCCTGATGACCTGTATCCCCGCCTCTAGGGGGTCTTCCGGGCGATGGAACAGCTCCTTGACCCCGCTGAGCGATGTCCCCTCCAGCTTGGCCGATGAAAAATCGGTGCGGCTCAGGTCGGCCCGGTCGAGTTTGGCGTGAGAAAAATCGGTCCCGAGCAGGGTCGCCCCCGATAGGGAGGCAAAGGTAAGGTCGGCCCCCCTGAACACCGCGTTGGTCAAGTTGGCATCGCGCAGGTCGGCGCACGACAAATCGGCATCGGGGGCGCGGGCACCACGTAGATCGGCGTTGCGTAGGTTGGCATCTTCAAAATTGGCATCCTCAAGATTGGCCCAGACCAGCTTGGTGTGGCTCAGATTGGCGCCGCGCAGGTCACAGCCGCTCAGAATTGCGCCCTGTAAATCGAGGTTCGAAAGATCCAAACCGCTCAGATCGCGGTCGCTTAAATTCAGAGGAGCCTCCCCTTCGCGGGGTTGGTTCAGTAAGGTCTCCAGCTCTTGGCGGGTCAGGCTCATGTTGATGTCCTTGGCGATGTCGCGACTGGTGCTGGGCACAAGTTCAACGCGCAGCCCCTAGAATAGTAGAGTGAAATCATTGGGTATTGATCGGGGTGGACGGTCAAGCGATGAATCGGTTCCAGCAAAAAATTGAGCTGCGCGATGGCGAGGCCCTGTTTCAGGTGGGTGGCTCGGTGCGTGATCGTTTGCTGGGGCGAACGCCAGCCGATGTGGATGGGGTGCTACTCACCCCCGACCCCGAGGGGGCGGGGGGGCGTCTGACCCAGGCGGGACTCGCGCCGGTGGTGGGACGCAACGGCGGTCGGGCTTGGCGGGGAAGGGGGATCGATCTGACCGTCTGGCCCCGAGAACCGGGGCAACCGGTCGAGGAGGCGCTGCGGCATGAGGCGTTGCAGCGCGATTTCACCCTCAACGCCCTCTACAGCCGCTGGGGTATTGAGGAGGTGATCGACCCGCTTGGGGGTCAAGCCGATCTGCGCCGGGGGATCGTGCGGGCTACGGGGGCGGGGGCGTTGGTCCGCGATCCGGTCCGGGTGCTGCGTCTGGCCCGCTTGGCCTCAGGGTTGGATTTTCAGGTCGATCCGGCCACCTTGGCCTGGGCGCGGGCGGTCGATCCGGGTTTGGCGGCAGGGGAGCGCGTCGGGCGCGAGGTGCTTGCTTGGCTGACCCAGTCGGCGGCGCCGGGTAAGGGGTTGGATCTTTGGGCGGACAGCGGCGCCATCCGTGCGATTCCCGAGGTGGCGGCGCTGCAAGGGGTGGCGCAGCGGGCCGATTATCACCCCGAGGGGGATGTCTGGATCCACACCGGTCAGGTGCTGGACCGGGCGGCTCAGCTTGGCCAAGGGCTTGAGAGGGGAGCCCTTGGAGTGCTGATGCTCTCAGCCCTATTTCACGATGTGGGCAAGGCGATCACCACCCGCTGGGAGTTGGGGCGCTGGCGGGCGCACGGTCACGAGGCGGTTTCCCGGGATTTAACTCAAAGTCGACTGAAGGGGTGGGGATTGGGCAACCGGGTGGTGGGGTGGACGGTCCGTTTGGTCGCCGACCATGGCCGCCCGATGGCGTTGGCCCGCGATGGGGCCAGTTTGACCGGGTGGTGGCGGCTGCTCGATGGCCACCCTTGCCCCGAACTGCTCTTTCTGCTGGCCCAGGCCGACAGCCAGGGTCGGGTTGCTGCGGGGGAGGGGGAGCCATCTCCGCCCCTTTTCACGGCGGGGATGCCCTTTCGCGCCGCCCTCGACCGTTGGGGGCAGATCCCGATGTTGTCGGGAGGGCATTTGCTGGCCGCAGGTGTCCGACCGGGACCGGCGGTGGGACGGGGGCTGACCCTGCTGCGCCGCGCCGCGTTTCTAGGGCGTTGGCGCGAGGGCGAACCCATTGCCCCTTTGCTGCGTCAGGCAGGTTTGCTGGCGGGGCGCGCCAAAGGATGACCTCCACCCGTTGTTACCCGATGTTACGAGACGGTCGTCGACCGCTTGTAGCGCAGATCGAAGATCTCCCTCCCCGCCCGTTTGCCCTTGCGCTCGAACCGGGTTTCGATTCGGTCGTCGTAGTGATTGCCCCAGAATTGTCCGCGTCCAGCCTGGTTTTCGAGCAGCGCCACCTCGTCGAGTACCTCAAGCATGTGCTGGGCGTATTCCTCCCAGTCGGTGGCCAAAATCAGCAAGCCCCCAGGCGCCAGCGCCGAGCCGATCGCCTGCATGAAGGGTGTTTGCACGATCCGCCGCTTGTGATGGCGCGCCTTGGGCCAGGGGTCGGCAAAGAGGATCGAAACCCGGTGCAGCTGCCCCTTGGGCAGGAGGGGCAAAAGATCTTGGGCCGCCCCCTGATAGAGCTTCAGCCGCCCCTCAACCCCCGCCGCGACCGCTTGATCGATCATCTGCGCAAGGCCCCGCTGGTAGATTTCGACCCCGATGTGCAGGTGATCGGGAAAACGCAGCAGATTGGCCAGTAGGTTTTCCCCCCCGCCGAAACCGATCTCCAGCACGATGGGCCGTTTGTCCTCAAGGCCTGTTTCGGGGACCAGGTAGTCGGGCAGGGTCTGTGCGATCAACCCCTTTTTGCGGGCCGAAAGATGCCCCCCTTTGCGACCGTAGGTTTTGGTGGTGGCGGGGGGCGCGGCGGTGTCGATGTCGGTCATGGGGATCAAGGCTATGGGGTGGAGGGGGCGACCGTGCCGCCGACGGTGATGGCGACAATTTGATCGGGATGGAAATGCTTGCGCGCCACTGCCCGAACCTGATCTAGGGTCAGGGCGCGGATTTGCTCCAAAAAGCGCCAGGGACCGTCGGCACCCAGTCCCTGGAATTGGTCGACGGCAATCCGGTCGGCCACTTTTGATAGGGTGTCCATTTGTACCGGGAAGGAGCCGGTCAGGTAGCGGATGGCGGCGTCGAACTCCTCTTGGCTGGGGCCGTCGGCCGCCATGCGCACGATCTCGCGGCGGAGCAGGGCAGTCGCTTCGTCGCGGGTGGCGTTTTTGGTTTGCGCACCGGCGATGAAGGCGCCTCCGGCGTTGCCGCCGGTGAGGTAGCTGTAGGCCGAGTAGGCCAGCCCCCGTTTTTCGCGGATTTCATGCAGGATGCGGCTGGTGAAGCCCCCCCCCCCCAGGATGTAGTTGGCCACATAAAGGGCGGGGTAGTCGGGGTCGCCCCGGTCGATGGTCAAAAAGCCCATGAGGATGGTCGATTGCGACAAATCCCGGGTCGCCGTCTGCGCCTGGGGTTTGCTCCAGTTGGGCAGGCGGGGGATTGGGGCGACGAGCGGCCCTTTCCAGCCGTCCAGGGGGGCGAGCCATTGATCCAGGGTGGGGCGGTCGACATCGCCCGCCACCACCAGCACCGCCCCCTGGGGGGTGTAGAAGCGGTTGTGGAAGGCGACGATCTCGTCGCGGCTGCGGGCGGCGATTCCCTCCACGGTGCCATCGGGGTCATGGGCGTAGGGGTGACCGGCAAAAAGCTGCGCCCTAAAAAGCATCGCCGCCTCGGTGTCGGGATCTTCAAGCGATTTGCGCCGCGCCGCCCCCAGGTCTCCCTTGATGCGGTCGACATCGGCGGGGTCGAAGTTGGGGGTGCCCACCGTTTCGGCCAGTAGCGCCATGGCTTGGCCCCCCTCGCGGGACAGGGCGGTGACCGACACGGTGGTGGTGTCGCGCCCGACCCCGCCGTTGGCCCGAATCCCCAGCGATTCAAAGGCCTGCATCAGCTCAAGCCCCGGATGATCGTGGCTCCCCTCCCAAAGCAGCGCCTCGGTTAATGCCGCCAGCCCCGCTTGCCCCTCGGGCTCCCGCGAGGCGCCAGCCGGTAGGAGCAGCCGCACCGCGACCATCGGGTTGGCATGGTTTTCCATCAAAACCACGGTCATGCCGTTGTCCAGCCCCCACGCCACAGGGCGGTTGCTCGGCGCGGTGGGAAGCGACGGAGTGACGGCGTCGGCAGGGGTGGTTTCGTCGGCTTGGGCCAGGGGGACCAGGGGCAGCAGCGTAGCCAGAAGCAGTCCGACAAGCGGGAAGCGGCGGATCATGGTTGGGCCTCCCCGGCGGTGGGCATTTCGGGAATCAGGGTGGCGGTGATCGCCTTCTGAGGGTCTAAGTAGCGGCGGACCACCCGCTGCACGTCCTGCTTGGTGACGGCGCGGATGCCGGAGAGCATACGGTCAAGCTCCGACAGGGGCTGGCCGATACTGACGACCTGACCGATTTTCATGGCTTGGTAGAAGACTGAATCGCGAGAAAACACCTCGTCGGCCTCCACCGCGATGCGGGCCTTGGCCAGCTCCTCCTCGTTCGGCCCCTCCCGACCGAGCTTGGCGATTTCAGCTTGGGCCTGCGCCAAAAAGGTGGTGGGATCGACCTCGGGGCGTAGCCCTCCCGACAGGGTGACGAGGTCACGCCCCCGGGTTAGGGGGGAGATGCCGATGCCAACGCCGAAGGCCAGCTCCTGCTCACGAGAAAGTTTTTTAACCAAGCGGGCGGTTTCCCCCCCGGCCAGGATGTGGCAGGCGACCATCATGGCGTCGATGTCGCCCCGCGCACTCGGCTCCGGCCCCAGCCAACCCCGGTAGACGGTTCCCAGTTGAGCGGGGCGGTGCAGGGTGATATCGCGCGGTCCCATGGGGTCGGGTTCGCTGCGCAGGGGGCGCTGCGCCAAGGGGGGGACGTCGCGGCGGTGGGCGACCGCGCCGAAGGTTTTGCGGGCCAGCGCAATGGTTTGGGCCGGATCGACATCGCCAACCACCACAACCGTGGCGTTGGCCGGGTCGTAAAAGCGTTGATACCAGTCGACCAACTGTTCGTGGCTCCAGCCGGTGATGTCGCCGGGCCAACCGATCACCGGGTGGTGGTAGGGGTAGACCTGATAGGCGGCGGCCTGGAGTTGTTCGTAGAGCAGGCTGTCGGGGTTGTCGTCGGTGCGCATGTGCCGCTCTTCGGCGACCACCATCCGCTCTTTGGCAAACTCCTCGGCATCGAGCAACAGGTTGGCCATGCGGTCGGCTTCGAGCGCCATGACCACCGGCAAACGATCGGAGGCAACCTTGGCAAAGTAGGCGGTGGCATCGGCGGTAGTGAAGGCGTTTTCGCTCCCCCCCTCGCCGGCGATGATCCGAGAGTACTGCCCCGCACCGTGCTTCTGGGTCCCCTTGAACATCATGTGTTCGAGCATGTGGCTGATCCCGGTCCAGCCGGTCGGTTCGTCGACCGCGCCGACCCGGTACCACACCTGCACCACCGCCACCGGCGCCTTATGGTCCTCTTGAATCAATAAATCCAAGCCGTTGGCAAAGTGCTCGTGGACGATGTTGCCCCCGGTCAGATCGCTGGCCTGAATCTCGGGCATCGCCGGTTCGGCCCAGGCAGCGGCAGACAGCAGGCAGCCCGCCAGCAGGGCCAACGGGGCAAAGGAGGACGGCGGCGGAGTTGGAGTCATACGCACGTGGTACTCCTGTGGGTAGGGTGGAAGAGGTCCACGAACGGCGGTCAGGGGGGCGGAGGGTTCCCTGCCGGGGCGGGAAGCCAGCTTTCAAGCCGGAGCAACGCCTGGGCGGCGTTCGAGCGTACCGGCAGCAGCCCGAGGAGGACTCCGAGTGAATCGGCCCCCCAGTCGGCCCATTCAAAGCTGCGATAGTCGGTCAGACCTTGCAGACACTCGATCCCCAAGCCCATCGCGATGAAGCCCAGGGCGTAGCGGCGAAGCAGCGTGGGATCGAGCAGGATTAGGGCGAACCAGCCCATCAACAGGGCATAGGCCGACAGGTGCTCCAGCTTGTCGGACCAATGGAAGTTCAGGGAGGGGGATGCCAACGGAATCAGGCAAAACACAACGATGGTCAGTGCGTAGCTCCAACCCAGAATCAACCAAAGCGGCAGCCAGCGCAGAGGTCGCATGGGTGGGTCAGTTCCCGGAGGCGACGGTCGGGGAGGGGTGTTTTAAGTCATGCCTGGCCAGCAGGCGCAACATCGGCTCGATGTCGATCGAGGAGACCTTGGTGTTGATCCATGGAGCGCCGACTGCATGGCGGCCTTGGGTGAAAGCGACGACGCGGATTACGCTGCCGTTGGGGGATGCCTCCAGGAAGAGTGCGTAACGCGCACGGCGTTGTGCCGTGCTCCCCGCAGTGACGCCGAAGGCTCCTTGGGGATTCTTGATCGCGAGCCAGTCGGTACCGATGGCTGCAGCCTTCGCGTCGAGAACCAAAACCTGCATGTCGAATGCGGCATCGACCAACACCGGCCAGACCTGGTCGAACGGGCGGGGATCGGGAATCAGGACCGTCCAACGGCGACCGGAGGCGCTGGCGCCCTCAACGTCGGCGCGTTCCATCGCGCCGTCGTTTTCGGGAGTTGCCGCCCCGGAGGGGGACGGTTCGTAGAGGTTGTCGTCCAGAGAGGGGGGGGCAGACAGATTTTTTGGGGTGGGGACCGTCTCACCCGAGCCCTCGTCGATGCCCCAGAACAATTTTGGGCTTCCCGGACCGCACCCCCCCAGCATCAGGAGGATCAAGGATAAAGGAAGCCAGACCATACGGTTCGATCGAAACATCGCTTAGAACTCCACCGCGAGTTTAACGGTGGTCAGGCTTTTGGAGCCGACCTTGGCCACCTCGCCGGTCAGGGTCAGCAGGGGAATGGCGGTGATTTTGACACCAATCGTGGTGGTGGTGACGGTTTTGCTGTACTCGCTCAAGGCAACCAGACCTGAGGTCAAGGCGCCGCTCGGGGTCGAGGTCGCCTTCATCTGGCCGACCTCGGCATAGGGTTTCACGAAGGGGAGATCGAGCCCCACCATCAACGCCACCCCTTGATCGGTCAGGGTGTAATCGGTAATACCGGTCAGTTTGCTCTGATAGGCGCGGATGTTGGCCTCAAGCATGGGTACCGGGATGAACTGACCAATCGAGAAACGGCCCTCGAAGCCAGTGACCTTCACGTTCGAGTTGGGGATCTGAACGATCATGATTCCGGCGTCGATGCCGAAGGGGATCCCAGCCGAGGCACGCAGCTTGGGGGCCGGGACGTAGGCCGGGACGGTGAGTCCGGGGCTGGCGGCGGTCAATGCGGCCCAATGCGAGGCGTTGTTGTCGACCTTGAGCATGCTGAGCTCGGCCCCGACCGAGAAGCCTACTGGGATGATCCCGTCGGAGTGGGGTTCTGCCGAGTTGGAGGGGTTCATCCAAATTGCGGCGGCCAGATCGTCGGAGAGCCCTTCGAAGTTGGCCTGGGCGGTCGCTTGGGCGGCGGCCAATAGATCTTGGGGGTTGATGTTGAAATTACCGGCGTGGGCGGGGGCCGAGAAGGCAAGTCCGGCCATAGAGGCCAGTGCGGCGGTGCGAACGATCTTCATGTTTCTCCTCCTGGGCCTTAGGGAGCCCACTTAAATGGGATTACCTGGGGTCGGTAGCTTCAGTTGGAACAAAGCCGTGCCGCAATCGATGTCATCACATCAAGATCGGCGGGGGGAACAAGGTAGCTTGAAAACGCTTCCGGATGAACCCATTGCACATCGTCGTGTACGTGCAGTTGGATCGGCATGTCGGGATTGAGGTTGTCGATCCAAAACAAAAGCAGCACCACATGCCGATCATCGTATCGATGCTCTACGAATCGCCAAGCCTGGGTCGAATCGATGGCCAGGTTCAGCTCCAACTCCTCGATCAGTTCCCTCTGCAAGGCCTGGGCCACGCTTTCGCCCAAAGCCACCTTCCCCCCCGGTAATTCGTAGTGGCCCGGCAGATGCCCCCCTTCAGGGCGCCGGGCCAGCAAAACCCGTCCGCGGGTGTCGACCAACACCGCAGCGGCAACCCATAACGTGGGGAAAGCCGCATCAGGAGCGGTAATCGGCATTGATCTTGATGTAGTCGTAACTCAGATCGGTGCTGCGCTTGAGAGCACGACCGCGGCCAACCCCAAGATCGATGGCGATGTCGACCTCCTGCGCTTTAAACACCTCGGCCCCTTGCTCCTCACGGTAGTCGGGATGGCGTTGCCCTTCGACCACTACCGGATAGGGGCCCAGATAAATCGAGACCCGTTCCCATTCAAGCTCGGGATCGGCCCGGCCGATGGCCCCGGCGATCCGGCCCCAGTTGGGGTCGGCGCCGAACAGAGCGGTCTTGACCAAGGGGGAGGTCGCCACCGTGTCGGCCACCTTTTTGGCGTGGGTGTCGTCGCGGGCCCCCTCGACCTGGATGTTCATAATCCGGGTGACCCCCTCGCCGTCGCGCAGGATGGCATCGGCCAGCTGCTTGCAGATCTCAAGCAGCGCCCCTTCAAGCATCTCTTTATCGCGGGGTTCGACCGCCACCCGTCCGGTCGCCACTGCAAACACACAATCGTTGGTCGAGGTGTCACCGTCGACCGAGATGGTGTTGAAGCTCTCTTCGACGCTGCGGCGCAGCATGGCCGACAGGGTCGTCTCGTCGAGGTCGGCGTCGGTGCCAATAAAACCCAGCATAGTGGCCATGTTGGGGTGGATCATCCCTGAGCCCTTGGCGATGCCGGTGAAGGTGGCGCTGCCGCCGCTGGGCAGATCAACCGTTAGGCTCGCCCCCTTGGCGAAGATGTCGGTGGTCATGATGGCCCGGGCCGCGTCTTCCCAACGCGTTTCGCCCCGATCGGCAAAAGCGGCATCGATGCCTGGCAGCAGTCTTTCCATGGGTAGAAGCTCGCCGATCACCCCGGTCGAAGCGGCGAGGATCGCCTGTCCCTCTTCCAATCCAACCGCCTGTCCCAATCGCGACGCACAGGTCGCAACATCCTCCATGCCCCGGTTGCCGGTGCAGGCGTTGGCATTGCCGCTGTTGACCACCAACGCGCGGAAGGGGAGCCCTTTTCGCGCTTCGCTCCAGCGCACCGGGGCGGCCCGGCTGCCGGAGAGGGTGAAAGCTCCGGCCCAGACACAGGGGGTCTCGGCCACCAAGACGGCGACATCGGGACGCAACCTGGTCGGGTTTTTCACCCCGACCGAGGCGATGCCCCAGCTAAGACCGGCAATGGGTTGAAGATCGGGCAGTTGGGTAGGACCGATGGGCATGATGGGATCAAGCCGCCTTTCCGTGACAATGTTTGAACTTTTTACCCGAACCGCAGGGGCAGGGATCGTTGCGCCCGATTTTGTCGCTGCGTACCACCGGGTGCTGTTTTTCGATTCCGTCGGCGTCCGGGGTGCCCGGTAAGTCGGGGCGAATGCCGGCCAAGCGGGCCCGTTCCGCATCGGCCTTGGCCTGAGCTTCGGCCATCGCCGCAACATCGGGGGGGGAGACCTTCAGGTGGTGCAACACCGCGACCACCTCGCTGCGCACCCGATCCAGGAATTGCTGGAAGAGCAGGAACGACTCTTTCTTGTACTCCCGCTTGGGATCCTGCTGGGCATATCCGCGCAGGTGAATCCCCTCGCGCAGGTGGTCCATGGTCAGCAGATGATCCTTCCACAGGCCGTCGAGCACCTGCAAAAGCACCATCCGCTCGACTTGCCGCAGACTTTCGCTGCCCGCTTGCCCCTCAAGGCCGAGGTAGTTGCTGCGGGCCGCCTCAAGAATGTTGCGGCGGATGTCGTCCCATTCCGATTCCCCATCGGTCACCCATGTCTGAATCGGCAGATCGAGGTCGAGAATGCGCTGGAACTCGGCGGTCGCCGCGGCGACCTCCCACATTTCGGGGTGAACGGTGGGGGGAAGATGTAGGTTGAGAATCTGGTCGACGGTGTCTTCCCGCATCGACTCGATGTAGTCGGAGACATCGGCGGCGTCCATGACCTCACGGCGCTGACTGTAGACCACCTTGCGCTGCTCATTCATGACGTCGTCGTAGTCGAGCAGTTGTTTGCGGATGTCGAAGTTGCGCCCCTCGACCTTCTTTTGGGCCATCTCGATCGATTTGGTCAGCCAGGGGTGAACCAGCGCCTCGCCGGGTTGCATCCCCATGCGGACCATGATTTTGTCCATCCGCTCCGAGCCGAAAATCCGCATCAGATCGTCGGTCAGGGCGATGTAAAAGCGGGACGAACCGGGATCGCCCTGGCGTCCGGCACGACCGCGCAGCTGGTTGTCGATACGCCGCGATTCGTGGCGTTCGGTGCCGATAATGCGCAGACCCCCCGCCAGCATGACCTCCTCTTTTTCGGTAATGCATTCCTGGCGTAGCACCTCGAATTTGGTTTCGCGCTCCTGACCTTCGAGATCGGGAAACTCCATCAGCAAGCGCATCTCGGGGTTGCCCCCTAGCACGATATCGGTACCGCGCCCAGCCATGTTGGTGGCGATGGTGACCGCCCCCTTGCGCCCCGCCTGCGCGACGATGAAGGCCTCACGCTCGTGTTGTTTGGCGTTGAGCACCTCGTGGGCGACCTTGGCCTGGGCCAGGGCCTTGGCGAGCATTTCCGATTTTTCGATGGAGACGGTGCCAACCAGGACCGGCTGTCCCTTTTCGTGGCAGGCGCGGATGTCTTCGATGATCGCGGCGAATTTGTCGTCGAGGTTTCGGTAGACCACGTCGGCTTGGTCGATCCGTTGTACCGGTCGGTTGGGGGGCATGACCACCACCGAAAGTTCGTAAATCTTATGGAACTCCACCGCTTCGGTGTCGGCGGTGCCGGTCATCCCCGCCAGCTTGTCGTACATCCGGAAGTAGTTCTGGAAGGTGATCGAGGCCAGGGTCTGGTTCTCGTTCTGGATGGCGACCTTCTCCTTGGCCTCTAAGGCTTGGTGCAACCCGTCGGAGTAGCGCCGCCCCGGCATCATGCGGCCGGTAAATTCGTCGATGATGACTACCTCGCCATTGCGCACGATGTAGTCCACATCCCGCTTGAACATCTGGTGGGCTCGCAGCGCCTGATTGACGTGGTGGACCATCTCGACGTTGGCAAGATCGTAGAGATTGTCGAGCCCAAGCAATCGCTCAACCTTTTCGTTGCCCTCCTCAGTGAGGACCACCGTCTTGCTCTTTTCGTCGACGGTGTAGTCCTCGGCGGTGAGATCGGCAATCAGGTTGTCGGCTAGGGCGTATTTATCGGTACGGTCTTCGGTGGGGCCCGAAATAATCAGGGGGGTTCGGGCTTCGTCGATCAGGATCGAGTCGACTTCGTCGACGATGGCGAAGTGCAGGGGGCGTTGCACCAGATCCTCGGCGCGGAACTTCATGTTGTCGCGCAGATAGTCAAAGCCGTATTCGTTGTTGGTGCCGTAGGTAATGTCGGAACCGTAGGCGATCTGCCGCTCTTTCTCGTCCATACCGTGGACGATGATGCCGACGCTCATGCCAAGAAAGCGGTAGATCTGCCCCATCCATTCGGCATCACGGCGGGCCAGGTAATCGTTGACCGTGACGACATGGACTCCTTTGCCGGTCAGGGCATTGAGGTAAACCGGTAGGGTGGCGACCAGGGTTTTGCCCTCGCCGGTTTTCATTTCGGCGATTTTGCCTTCGTGCAGGACAACGCCGCCCATCAACTGAACGTCGAAATGGCGCATCCCCAAAACCCGCTTGCCCGCCTCACGCACAGTAGCGAAAGCCTCGGGCAGGAGGTCGTCGAGCTTTTCCCCTTGTTCCAGCCGTTGCCTGAAGAGCGCGGTTTGCGCGGTGAGTTGTTCGTCGCTTTTACCCTGCATCTGCTCTTCTAGAGCGTTGACACGTTGGACGGTCTTCTTCAAACGTTTGATTTCACGATCGTTTTTGCTACCAACAATCTTGCGGACGAGGGTGCCGATCACTCGGGCCTCCTATCTTGAACCCCGACGGGGATG
This window encodes:
- a CDS encoding tRNA (guanosine(46)-N7)-methyltransferase TrmB; the encoded protein is MTDIDTAAPPATTKTYGRKGGHLSARKKGLIAQTLPDYLVPETGLEDKRPIVLEIGFGGGENLLANLLRFPDHLHIGVEIYQRGLAQMIDQAVAAGVEGRLKLYQGAAQDLLPLLPKGQLHRVSILFADPWPKARHHKRRIVQTPFMQAIGSALAPGGLLILATDWEEYAQHMLEVLDEVALLENQAGRGQFWGNHYDDRIETRFERKGKRAGREIFDLRYKRSTTVS
- a CDS encoding bifunctional ornithine acetyltransferase/N-acetylglutamate synthase, producing MPIGPTQLPDLQPIAGLSWGIASVGVKNPTRLRPDVAVLVAETPCVWAGAFTLSGSRAAPVRWSEARKGLPFRALVVNSGNANACTGNRGMEDVATCASRLGQAVGLEEGQAILAASTGVIGELLPMERLLPGIDAAFADRGETRWEDAARAIMTTDIFAKGASLTVDLPSGGSATFTGIAKGSGMIHPNMATMLGFIGTDADLDETTLSAMLRRSVEESFNTISVDGDTSTNDCVFAVATGRVAVEPRDKEMLEGALLEICKQLADAILRDGEGVTRIMNIQVEGARDDTHAKKVADTVATSPLVKTALFGADPNWGRIAGAIGRADPELEWERVSIYLGPYPVVVEGQRHPDYREEQGAEVFKAQEVDIAIDLGVGRGRALKRSTDLSYDYIKINADYRS
- a CDS encoding preprotein translocase subunit SecA; translated protein: MIGTLVRKIVGSKNDREIKRLKKTVQRVNALEEQMQGKSDEQLTAQTALFRQRLEQGEKLDDLLPEAFATVREAGKRVLGMRHFDVQLMGGVVLHEGKIAEMKTGEGKTLVATLPVYLNALTGKGVHVVTVNDYLARRDAEWMGQIYRFLGMSVGIIVHGMDEKERQIAYGSDITYGTNNEYGFDYLRDNMKFRAEDLVQRPLHFAIVDEVDSILIDEARTPLIISGPTEDRTDKYALADNLIADLTAEDYTVDEKSKTVVLTEEGNEKVERLLGLDNLYDLANVEMVHHVNQALRAHQMFKRDVDYIVRNGEVVIIDEFTGRMMPGRRYSDGLHQALEAKEKVAIQNENQTLASITFQNYFRMYDKLAGMTGTADTEAVEFHKIYELSVVVMPPNRPVQRIDQADVVYRNLDDKFAAIIEDIRACHEKGQPVLVGTVSIEKSEMLAKALAQAKVAHEVLNAKQHEREAFIVAQAGRKGAVTIATNMAGRGTDIVLGGNPEMRLLMEFPDLEGQERETKFEVLRQECITEKEEVMLAGGLRIIGTERHESRRIDNQLRGRAGRQGDPGSSRFYIALTDDLMRIFGSERMDKIMVRMGMQPGEALVHPWLTKSIEMAQKKVEGRNFDIRKQLLDYDDVMNEQRKVVYSQRREVMDAADVSDYIESMREDTVDQILNLHLPPTVHPEMWEVAAATAEFQRILDLDLPIQTWVTDGESEWDDIRRNILEAARSNYLGLEGQAGSESLRQVERMVLLQVLDGLWKDHLLTMDHLREGIHLRGYAQQDPKREYKKESFLLFQQFLDRVRSEVVAVLHHLKVSPPDVAAMAEAQAKADAERARLAGIRPDLPGTPDADGIEKQHPVVRSDKIGRNDPCPCGSGKKFKHCHGKAA